The Metabacillus sediminilitoris genome window below encodes:
- a CDS encoding endonuclease/exonuclease/phosphatase family protein produces MEIKVMTFNIHHGKGIDKQRNLSRIAEVIEKSDVDIIGLNEVDKHFSKRSLFEDQTMWLAKQLNTEHFFSPSLSIKSKKSTNERQYGNALLSRYPIVTRKNHAFNYIPGLIEGRSLLNATIQINNQLYQVMVTHLSLNPFLHRKQTEFIVDQLHHYHHPIIIMGDWNMKPGSSGWRRLTDNVQDTWQVSGEGPGYTYPSLSPKMRLDYIFVSPDLKVVKAEVMTKTLKASDHLPLKATISCL; encoded by the coding sequence ATGGAAATTAAAGTAATGACCTTTAATATTCATCATGGCAAAGGTATTGATAAACAAAGAAATCTTTCCAGAATAGCTGAAGTAATTGAAAAGAGTGATGTAGATATTATTGGTCTTAATGAGGTTGATAAACATTTTTCTAAACGTAGTCTTTTTGAAGATCAGACAATGTGGCTTGCAAAACAATTAAATACAGAGCACTTTTTCAGTCCATCTCTTTCTATAAAATCTAAAAAATCAACTAATGAACGTCAATATGGAAATGCTCTTCTGTCACGATATCCCATTGTGACAAGAAAGAACCATGCATTTAATTATATACCCGGACTGATTGAAGGAAGGTCATTGCTTAATGCAACAATCCAAATAAATAATCAGTTATATCAAGTAATGGTGACTCATTTAAGTCTTAATCCCTTTCTCCATAGAAAGCAAACTGAATTTATTGTCGATCAACTTCATCATTATCACCATCCCATTATCATTATGGGAGATTGGAATATGAAACCTGGATCAAGCGGTTGGAGAAGATTAACTGATAATGTTCAAGATACTTGGCAGGTTTCAGGAGAGGGACCAGGTTACACATATCCGTCACTTAGCCCTAAAATGAGGCTGGATTACATATTTGTCAGTCCTGATCTTAAGGTTGTTAAAGCAGAAGTTATGACAAAAACACTTAAAGCTTCTGATCATTTGCCGTTAAAAGCAACAATATCTTGCCTATAA
- a CDS encoding YkoP family protein yields the protein MRSYLLSFWNILDPLYYLFTRLEYLDRHSGIFRVRLTKYKGKEVLLSDGTLIKKNDKLVKIHLHNVKLLSELKGVPCSVRRGRIIFQKVLISMPLIAEYINGHKEKNEIKGVIGITMLYKGAEKIGFEIFQPCHPLYKLFKRISQTPLYLLSAEQPKISKIPDTYYLFISKEKLQQTYNKTKLNK from the coding sequence ATGCGTAGCTATCTTCTTTCGTTTTGGAATATACTTGATCCTTTATATTACTTATTCACAAGATTAGAATACCTCGATCGTCACTCAGGTATTTTCCGTGTACGATTAACAAAATATAAAGGTAAAGAAGTACTCTTAAGTGACGGAACACTGATAAAGAAAAATGATAAATTGGTAAAAATACATTTACACAATGTTAAACTTTTAAGCGAATTGAAAGGTGTTCCATGCTCTGTTAGAAGAGGGAGAATCATTTTCCAGAAAGTTCTTATATCGATGCCTCTTATTGCAGAGTATATTAACGGCCATAAAGAGAAAAATGAAATTAAAGGAGTTATTGGCATAACTATGTTGTATAAAGGGGCAGAGAAAATTGGTTTTGAGATTTTTCAACCTTGCCATCCACTTTACAAATTATTTAAAAGGATATCGCAAACCCCCCTTTATTTATTGTCTGCAGAACAACCAAAAATCTCTAAAATACCTGATACTTATTATTTATTTATATCTAAGGAAAAGCTCCAACAGACTTATAATAAAACTAAGCTAAATAAATAG
- a CDS encoding alkaline phosphatase family protein, translated as MNPSGKKQIIMLLVDTLMDITLQEAIKNGKAPALQFLIENGYKIPNLVSPFPTMSVNVDSTLLTGVYSDQHKVPGLVWFNKKENRIINYGGNVRELIKLGLKQSMEDIFYNLNHNHLSKKHKTIHETLVAQDIQTASINTLMYRGNQSVQITFPFLMSLVTGMRRKIFAYAPNLFSYGAMAKLNRLKRYSFFWQKYGFNDKFTANELIYLIERDMLPALTIAYFPDLDQRIHKKGRMNSKGVEKVDKQLQTILNTYSTWEEALKNNIWIVLGDNGQAWIEKDRNKALIDLRKLLKTYRIPKLKDRITSSDEVILCTNERMCFIYTLDSDRILLENLAKTLQKDERIDVIAWKKDNSILVTSGIQDGKLIFHPSGDFRDEYGQSWSIEGDTAILDLSINKNMISYGVYPDALARLYTTFFSHEGDYLVVNAKPGYEFLAESSPTHVGGASHGGLHEQDSLVPMIVTGTDTKPKNLRILDIKDWILSLI; from the coding sequence ATGAATCCATCAGGGAAGAAACAGATCATTATGCTATTAGTTGATACTTTAATGGATATTACGTTACAAGAAGCGATCAAGAATGGAAAAGCACCTGCTCTTCAATTTCTTATAGAAAATGGCTATAAAATCCCTAACCTTGTGAGCCCATTTCCAACAATGTCTGTTAATGTTGATAGTACATTGCTCACCGGTGTTTACAGTGATCAACATAAAGTTCCGGGTTTAGTATGGTTTAACAAAAAGGAAAATCGAATTATTAATTATGGAGGTAATGTTAGAGAGCTTATAAAATTAGGATTAAAACAGTCAATGGAAGATATTTTTTACAATTTGAATCATAACCATTTAAGTAAAAAACATAAGACGATTCACGAAACCCTTGTGGCTCAAGATATTCAAACTGCATCGATCAATACTTTAATGTATAGGGGAAATCAATCAGTACAAATAACATTTCCTTTTCTTATGTCATTGGTTACAGGAATGAGAAGGAAAATATTCGCATACGCACCAAATCTGTTTTCATACGGTGCAATGGCAAAATTGAATCGATTAAAAAGGTACTCCTTTTTTTGGCAGAAATATGGGTTTAATGACAAATTTACAGCAAATGAATTAATATATCTTATCGAACGGGATATGCTACCCGCACTCACAATTGCTTACTTTCCTGATTTAGATCAACGCATACATAAAAAAGGGAGAATGAATAGTAAAGGAGTTGAAAAAGTAGACAAGCAACTTCAAACAATTCTGAATACATATTCTACATGGGAAGAGGCATTAAAGAATAATATTTGGATTGTTTTAGGTGATAATGGTCAAGCATGGATTGAAAAAGATCGTAACAAAGCTTTGATTGATTTGAGGAAACTTTTGAAAACATATCGAATTCCAAAATTAAAGGATAGAATTACCTCATCAGACGAAGTCATTCTTTGTACAAATGAAAGAATGTGCTTTATTTATACCCTTGATTCTGATCGTATACTTCTAGAAAATCTAGCAAAGACTTTACAAAAAGATGAAAGAATTGATGTTATTGCTTGGAAAAAAGACAATTCCATCCTGGTAACTTCCGGAATTCAGGATGGAAAGCTAATTTTTCATCCTTCAGGAGATTTTAGGGATGAATACGGACAATCTTGGTCTATAGAAGGAGATACTGCAATATTAGACCTGTCAATAAATAAAAACATGATTAGTTATGGAGTTTATCCAGATGCTTTGGCAAGACTCTATACGACATTTTTTTCGCATGAAGGTGATTATCTTGTTGTTAATGCAAAGCCGGGATACGAGTTTTTAGCCGAATCATCGCCTACTCATGTTGGGGGAGCTAGTCATGGAGGATTACATGAGCAAGATTCACTTGTTCCCATGATTGTTACTGGAACAGATACAAAACCGAAAAATTTACGTATCTTGGATATAAAAGATTGGATTTTGTCTTTAATTTAG
- a CDS encoding L-histidine N(alpha)-methyltransferase, with protein sequence MGCCFYNKGETIHTENSYKYGLNSFKTIVENNGFKTEKVWTDP encoded by the coding sequence ATTGGATGCTGCTTTTATAATAAAGGGGAAACAATTCATACTGAAAACTCGTACAAATACGGTCTTAACTCATTTAAAACGATTGTTGAGAATAACGGGTTTAAAACAGAAAAGGTTTGGACGGATCCTTAA
- a CDS encoding DUF421 domain-containing protein encodes MFTFVGKLILLFGLVVLAMRCMGKTVLAQLTPPDLAAIVFLITLSVSPLKVNGIGQAIVGIITIVVIYWLFSKLSLFRWLNRLFIGHPSILIKHGKISKKELLKTRFSLVELLSAIRAAGYPNIKDLDYVILEPNGDLSILPNQAVVNLTPRHLNIETDYQGLPLAMIVEGNLQHKNLRLIQKDENWLQEELAKKGFHQYNNIFYAAVSDKDHSIIIDTGN; translated from the coding sequence ATGTTTACTTTTGTCGGAAAATTAATTCTACTATTTGGACTTGTGGTTCTAGCAATGCGCTGTATGGGAAAGACGGTGTTGGCTCAGTTGACTCCGCCTGATCTTGCTGCCATTGTTTTTCTCATTACATTATCTGTCAGTCCTCTCAAAGTAAACGGAATTGGACAGGCTATTGTAGGGATAATCACAATTGTCGTTATCTATTGGTTATTTTCTAAATTAAGTCTTTTTCGCTGGCTTAACAGGTTGTTCATCGGCCATCCAAGCATTTTAATCAAACATGGGAAAATCTCTAAAAAAGAGTTACTAAAAACTCGCTTTTCTCTCGTAGAGCTATTATCAGCTATTCGGGCTGCAGGATATCCAAACATAAAGGATCTCGATTATGTGATCCTTGAACCAAATGGAGATCTTAGTATTTTGCCTAACCAAGCTGTTGTAAATTTGACTCCAAGACACTTAAACATTGAAACGGACTATCAAGGACTACCCCTTGCTATGATTGTTGAAGGGAACCTCCAACATAAAAATTTACGATTAATCCAAAAGGATGAAAATTGGCTTCAGGAAGAGTTAGCGAAAAAAGGATTTCATCAATACAATAACATTTTTTATGCTGCCGTTAGCGATAAAGATCATTCTATTATCATTGATACCGGTAATTAA